One Lachnospiraceae bacterium C1.1 genomic region harbors:
- a CDS encoding PrgI family protein, with protein MASYIPVPRDLTKVKSKVAFNLTKRQLICFVIAAAIGVPTFFLLKKIGDSTFAAMGMMIVMMPLFFFAMYEKNGQPLEVFLHHFIQATFIRPKIRPYKTDNYYAALMRQKKVEKEVERIVSESEKKRHRNAGRVIESRPEKSKSRHQRSSEK; from the coding sequence ATGGCATCTTATATTCCGGTGCCTCGTGATCTCACGAAGGTAAAGAGTAAAGTGGCATTCAACCTCACCAAGCGTCAGCTCATCTGCTTTGTAATAGCTGCAGCTATCGGTGTTCCAACCTTTTTCCTTTTGAAAAAGATCGGAGACTCTACCTTTGCAGCTATGGGCATGATGATTGTAATGATGCCGCTGTTTTTCTTTGCAATGTATGAAAAGAACGGACAGCCGTTAGAGGTATTCTTGCATCACTTTATTCAGGCAACATTTATCAGGCCGAAGATAAGGCCTTACAAAACAGATAATTATTACGCTGCCCTGATGAGGCAGAAGAAAGTAGAGAAGGAGGTAGAAAGAATTGTTTCTGAAAGCGAAAAAAAGAGACATCGTAATGCCGGCAGGGTTATCGAAAGCAGACCAGAAAAGAGTAAGAGCCGTCATCAAAGAAGCTCAGAAAAATGA
- a CDS encoding CD0415/CD1112 family protein, which translates to MESLLEKLTDWLKDMLVGGIMDNLTSTFSTLNQKIGEVTAQVAQTPDQFQPTVYNLIRNLSENVILPIAGIILTFIACYELIQLVIAHNNLANFETWIFFKWVFKTFVAVTLITNTFNITMAVFDVAQHVVNQSGSLIAGSTAVDGSTLATMQSTLEAMDVGPLFGIFLQSFAVKFLFEILSILIWAIVYGRMIEIYLTISLAPIPFATFGNREQSMIGQNYLRSLFALGFQGFLIMVCVAIYAALVQTVSFSSDIMGSLWNVLGITLLLAFTLFKTGSIARSVFHAH; encoded by the coding sequence TTGGAAAGTTTGTTAGAAAAACTGACTGATTGGCTCAAAGACATGCTGGTAGGTGGGATTATGGATAACCTCACATCTACATTTTCAACCTTGAATCAGAAGATTGGAGAAGTAACAGCACAGGTGGCACAGACTCCGGATCAGTTCCAGCCTACGGTTTATAACCTCATCAGGAACCTGTCGGAGAATGTGATTCTACCCATAGCAGGAATTATCCTTACGTTTATTGCCTGCTATGAACTGATACAGCTGGTCATCGCTCACAATAACCTGGCAAACTTTGAAACCTGGATCTTTTTCAAGTGGGTATTCAAGACCTTTGTAGCAGTAACGCTGATTACAAATACCTTTAATATCACCATGGCAGTCTTTGACGTAGCACAACATGTGGTCAATCAATCAGGATCACTTATCGCCGGAAGTACCGCAGTGGACGGTTCAACTTTGGCAACTATGCAAAGCACTTTGGAAGCAATGGATGTGGGACCGCTATTTGGCATATTCCTACAGTCCTTTGCAGTGAAGTTCTTATTTGAGATTTTATCGATTCTGATCTGGGCTATTGTTTATGGTCGAATGATAGAAATCTATTTGACTATCAGCCTTGCTCCGATTCCATTTGCAACTTTCGGCAATAGAGAGCAGAGCATGATTGGACAGAATTATTTGAGATCCCTTTTTGCACTTGGCTTCCAGGGATTTTTAATCATGGTCTGCGTAGCAATTTATGCAGCCCTAGTTCAGACAGTTTCATTTTCATCAGATATCATGGGCTCTTTGTGGAATGTCCTTGGTATCACATTACTTCTTGCATTCACCTTGTTTAAGACAGGTTCTATTGCAAGATCTGTATTCCACGCACATTAA
- a CDS encoding Maff2 family protein, whose amino-acid sequence MAFFNSAVGVLQTLVIALGAGLGIWGVVNLMEGYGNDNPGAKSQGMKQLMAGGGVALIGTTLVPLLSGLF is encoded by the coding sequence ATGGCATTTTTCAACTCAGCAGTAGGCGTACTTCAGACACTCGTTATCGCACTTGGTGCAGGTCTTGGAATTTGGGGTGTTGTAAACCTCATGGAGGGATATGGCAATGACAACCCTGGAGCTAAGTCACAGGGCATGAAGCAGCTCATGGCCGGTGGTGGAGTTGCCCTCATCGGTACTACTCTCGTTCCACTTCTTTCCGGACTTTTCTAA
- a CDS encoding type IV secretory system conjugative DNA transfer family protein codes for MNQKLKKKIILNIPYVAIGLFATNLGEAWRIAEGMNASEKLQGLIIGGGFQTAFTNPLPSLHPFDLLIGAACGAALRLAVYLKGKNAKKFRHGSEYGSARWGKPSDIEPFKDPDPKNNVILSQTEQITLSSRPSQPKYARNKNVLVVGGSGSGKTRFFIKPNLLQCDSKDYPCSFVVTDPKGSVVLECGNALLKKGYRIKTFNTINFNKSMHYNPFAYIHSEKDILKLVTTLIANTKGEGKGGDEFWEKAEKLLYSALIGYIHYEAPIEEQNFTTLLEMINAMEVREDDEEFKNAVDMLFDELEEKDPNHFAVRQYKKYKLAAGKTAKSILVSCGARLAPFDIKELREITAYDELQLDTIGDKKTALFLIMSDTDATFNFLISMVYTQLFNLLCEKADDVYGGRLPVHVRCLVDECANIGQIPNLEKLVATIRSREISACLVLQAKSQLKAIYKDNADTIIGNMDSQIFLGGTEKTTLKDLTEILGKETIDMYTTGNTKGSQESYNMNYQKLGKELMSMDELAVMDGSKCIVQVRGVRPFLSDKYDLTKHPNYPLTADYDKKNWFDIEKYLNRKLVLHPNDEYEVFEDSESK; via the coding sequence ATGAATCAGAAATTAAAAAAGAAGATTATCCTGAATATCCCTTATGTTGCAATAGGCCTGTTTGCTACAAACTTAGGTGAGGCCTGGAGAATAGCAGAAGGGATGAATGCTTCGGAAAAGCTTCAGGGGCTTATTATTGGAGGCGGATTTCAAACCGCATTTACGAATCCGCTTCCTAGCTTACATCCCTTTGATTTGCTTATTGGTGCAGCCTGTGGCGCAGCACTACGACTTGCAGTTTATCTGAAGGGAAAGAATGCTAAGAAATTTCGGCATGGCTCAGAATATGGTTCAGCCAGATGGGGGAAGCCCTCCGACATAGAACCGTTCAAAGATCCCGATCCGAAGAATAATGTGATTCTGTCCCAAACGGAGCAGATTACACTAAGTTCCAGACCATCACAGCCAAAGTACGCAAGAAATAAGAATGTTCTGGTTGTAGGTGGTTCCGGCTCAGGTAAAACGAGATTTTTTATTAAACCAAACTTGCTGCAGTGCGACAGTAAGGATTATCCTTGTTCGTTTGTAGTAACTGATCCAAAGGGAAGCGTGGTTCTTGAATGTGGCAATGCACTTTTGAAGAAGGGGTATCGAATTAAAACCTTCAATACCATCAACTTCAACAAGAGTATGCATTACAATCCTTTCGCTTATATTCATAGTGAGAAGGATATCCTAAAGCTTGTAACTACGCTGATTGCCAATACTAAAGGTGAAGGAAAAGGCGGTGATGAATTCTGGGAAAAGGCCGAAAAATTGCTGTATTCAGCACTTATAGGCTACATCCATTATGAGGCTCCGATAGAGGAACAGAACTTCACAACACTTCTTGAAATGATCAATGCAATGGAGGTCAGAGAAGATGATGAGGAGTTCAAAAATGCAGTCGATATGCTCTTTGATGAGCTGGAAGAAAAAGATCCAAATCATTTTGCAGTTCGCCAATATAAGAAATACAAATTAGCAGCTGGAAAGACAGCAAAGTCAATCCTTGTAAGCTGTGGCGCCAGACTGGCTCCATTCGATATCAAGGAGCTTCGAGAGATTACAGCTTATGATGAATTACAACTGGATACTATCGGTGATAAGAAAACGGCGTTGTTTCTGATTATGTCAGATACAGACGCTACTTTTAATTTCCTAATATCTATGGTGTATACGCAGCTGTTTAATCTCCTTTGTGAGAAGGCTGATGATGTTTACGGTGGAAGGCTTCCGGTTCATGTACGGTGCCTTGTAGATGAGTGTGCCAATATCGGACAGATTCCTAACCTGGAGAAGCTTGTTGCAACCATCCGCTCCCGTGAGATTAGTGCCTGCCTAGTGCTTCAGGCAAAGTCACAGCTTAAGGCAATCTACAAAGATAATGCTGATACCATTATCGGTAACATGGATTCTCAGATTTTCCTTGGTGGAACAGAGAAGACAACGCTTAAGGATCTTACAGAGATTCTAGGCAAGGAAACCATTGATATGTACACCACAGGAAATACTAAGGGTTCTCAGGAGTCCTACAACATGAATTATCAGAAACTCGGCAAAGAGCTGATGAGTATGGATGAGCTTGCTGTTATGGATGGCAGTAAATGTATTGTGCAGGTGAGAGGTGTGAGACCTTTTCTCTCAGATAAGTATGACCTGACAAAACATCCAAACTATCCGCTGACAGCAGATTATGACAAGAAGAACTGGTTCGATATTGAGAAGTATCTAAACAGAAAGCTTGTCCTTCATCCAAATGATGAATACGAAGTATTTGAAGATAGCGAAAGCAAGTAA
- a CDS encoding PcfB family protein produces MVNEELSAKSLHFMVEKGVKPTARLLLNVLKAYLRHRHDKKYFGKEKVKTGKMPVKKLIKQGKGAQKIELDGEDIHLFNRLARKYGVDYAVVKDKEAGTYKIFFKAQDADAISDLVADYTKRTLGKEKGAKESVLGKLKKLKEKVASIPRKVVEKRKEQTR; encoded by the coding sequence GTGGTTAATGAAGAACTTTCAGCCAAGTCGCTCCATTTCATGGTGGAAAAAGGTGTTAAGCCAACAGCCAGGTTGTTACTTAATGTTCTAAAAGCTTATTTGCGTCATAGGCATGATAAAAAGTACTTCGGGAAGGAAAAAGTTAAAACAGGTAAGATGCCTGTGAAAAAGCTCATTAAGCAGGGCAAAGGTGCTCAGAAGATAGAGCTAGATGGTGAAGATATCCATTTGTTTAATCGCCTTGCCAGGAAGTACGGTGTAGATTATGCCGTGGTGAAAGATAAGGAGGCTGGTACTTATAAGATTTTTTTCAAGGCTCAGGATGCAGATGCTATCTCTGATCTGGTAGCTGATTATACCAAACGTACCCTTGGAAAAGAAAAAGGTGCAAAGGAGAGTGTGCTTGGTAAGCTTAAGAAACTTAAGGAAAAGGTTGCTTCTATACCTCGCAAGGTAGTAGAGAAGAGGAAGGAGCAGACACGATGA
- a CDS encoding DUF6017 domain-containing protein, with the protein MDFGYFHEEESEQFAFYRIPQVLFKDEKFAKLSTDAKVLYGLFLNRVSLSKKNHWIDEEGRVYVYYTLVSIQEDLHCASQKALKLLKELESYGLIERVKQGLCKPDRIYVKNFILLQESPVRSGENHHAGVVKITSPECRESPPNNTELNNTECSNTNLILSKSREDERELYRQYLYQSLDIEILKERYPYGVEEIDEIFDIILDVLCSNQKFFTISGDKKPINVVKSRFMKLDSSHIQFVMDSMKDKTTKVRNVKKYIVAALYNAPITINNYYQSLVQHDMATGKI; encoded by the coding sequence ATGGACTTTGGCTATTTTCATGAGGAAGAGTCTGAGCAGTTTGCCTTCTATAGGATTCCCCAGGTGCTCTTTAAGGATGAAAAGTTCGCAAAGCTTTCTACGGATGCCAAGGTTCTGTATGGATTATTTCTGAATAGGGTATCCCTTTCCAAGAAAAATCATTGGATTGATGAAGAGGGCAGAGTGTATGTCTATTACACCCTTGTCAGTATCCAGGAGGATTTGCATTGTGCGAGTCAGAAGGCTTTAAAGCTTTTAAAGGAGCTTGAGAGTTACGGACTTATTGAAAGAGTTAAACAGGGACTTTGTAAACCTGACAGGATCTATGTGAAGAACTTTATCCTGCTTCAGGAATCACCAGTCCGGAGTGGTGAAAATCACCATGCCGGTGTAGTGAAAATCACCAGCCCGGAATGTCGAGAATCACCACCTAATAATACTGAGTTAAATAATACTGAGTGTAGTAATACTAATCTTATCTTATCTAAGAGCAGAGAAGATGAGAGGGAGCTATACAGACAATATTTATACCAGTCACTGGATATAGAGATACTCAAAGAGCGCTATCCCTATGGAGTAGAAGAGATAGATGAGATTTTTGACATAATCTTGGATGTGCTATGCAGCAACCAGAAGTTTTTCACTATATCTGGGGATAAAAAGCCAATTAACGTAGTGAAAAGCAGATTCATGAAGCTGGATAGCAGCCATATCCAATTTGTAATGGACAGTATGAAGGACAAGACTACAAAGGTTCGCAATGTAAAGAAATACATAGTGGCAGCACTTTATAATGCGCCAATTACGATTAACAACTATTATCAGTCGCTGGTCCAACATGACATGGCGACAGGAAAAATCTAA
- a CDS encoding DUF5688 family protein, translating to MDYERFKEGFQDALKAELAVRGADVELTARRVDKMNDSYDAITVRPVDSSIGVNISVEKAFAAYENGTPIPEIAEHFADAVEKGFRESPQVDLESLSDYEQMKNKLSMEVVSAEKNAELLESIPHERMEDMAVVYRFVLDQTDSGNGTILVTNQLLDQYGISKEQLRADAMENAPEIRPSEIRGMSEVMSELAPGMIPEVAPEDEQMFVATVPDKIHGAGVIAYPNFMEDAAEKMGGDFFVLPSSIHEVLLVKDNGQMTAKELENMVKEVNATQVEPADQLTDHVYHYDSQNHIFELADKYEERQREAEHEAVDKDSVLGDLKEKKQEIAKKDPAKDAATKAATKKHETSL from the coding sequence ATGGATTATGAACGTTTCAAAGAAGGTTTCCAGGATGCTTTAAAGGCTGAACTTGCTGTTAGAGGAGCTGATGTTGAACTTACTGCTCGTAGAGTAGATAAGATGAACGACAGCTATGATGCTATTACAGTAAGACCTGTGGACAGTTCCATTGGAGTGAACATCAGCGTTGAGAAAGCATTTGCTGCTTATGAGAATGGTACACCAATCCCTGAGATTGCAGAGCATTTTGCTGATGCAGTGGAGAAAGGATTCCGCGAATCACCTCAGGTGGATCTGGAGTCGCTCTCTGATTATGAGCAGATGAAGAACAAGCTTTCTATGGAAGTGGTTTCTGCAGAGAAGAATGCGGAACTACTTGAGAGCATACCTCATGAAAGAATGGAGGATATGGCGGTTGTTTATCGCTTTGTGCTTGATCAGACAGATTCCGGTAACGGGACAATCCTTGTTACTAATCAGTTGCTTGATCAGTATGGTATTTCCAAAGAGCAGCTTCGTGCTGATGCCATGGAGAATGCACCTGAAATCAGACCATCTGAGATAAGAGGTATGTCTGAAGTAATGAGTGAGCTTGCACCTGGCATGATTCCTGAGGTTGCACCGGAAGATGAGCAAATGTTTGTTGCTACAGTTCCGGATAAGATCCATGGAGCTGGTGTTATCGCATATCCGAATTTCATGGAGGATGCAGCTGAAAAGATGGGCGGTGACTTCTTCGTTCTTCCAAGCAGTATCCATGAGGTGTTGCTTGTAAAGGACAATGGCCAGATGACAGCCAAAGAGCTGGAAAACATGGTCAAAGAGGTCAATGCTACTCAGGTTGAACCTGCAGATCAGCTTACAGATCACGTTTATCATTACGACAGTCAGAATCATATTTTTGAGCTGGCTGATAAGTATGAGGAACGTCAGCGTGAGGCTGAACACGAGGCTGTTGATAAAGATTCCGTCCTTGGAGATCTAAAAGAAAAGAAACAGGAGATTGCAAAGAAAGATCCGGCTAAGGATGCAGCAACAAAAGCTGCAACCAAGAAGCATGAGACTTCTTTATAA
- a CDS encoding helix-turn-helix domain-containing protein: MYASAFAYIRNQTGMNKKEFAEYLGIPYRTLQDWELGNTQAPEYVLRLIAYKVQMEKERGNL, encoded by the coding sequence ATGTATGCAAGCGCCTTTGCTTATATTAGAAACCAGACTGGAATGAATAAGAAGGAGTTTGCAGAATACCTTGGAATTCCTTATAGAACTTTACAGGATTGGGAACTGGGAAACACCCAGGCTCCAGAATATGTGCTCCGGTTAATTGCTTATAAGGTACAGATGGAGAAGGAAAGGGGGAACCTATGA
- a CDS encoding phosphoribosyltransferase codes for MFELNKTKEVEELIAITKSDSGISGPELAKAHIRLGELLAENIDLEPADTTVVALLRGGIFFAQGIYFKLGCKFEVYDPKQGEFKRPTTKNVILVDSVINTGKTIVNLIDDDVKVASCVINDKAVPLFDDKLYTVRVSTNSFVGSAVKTQKGNKGPDTTMRLFNQL; via the coding sequence TTGTTCGAACTTAATAAAACTAAAGAAGTGGAAGAATTAATTGCAATTACGAAATCGGATTCAGGAATTTCGGGACCAGAGCTTGCAAAAGCTCATATTCGACTTGGAGAGCTATTAGCAGAGAATATCGATTTAGAACCAGCAGATACAACTGTTGTTGCATTACTTAGGGGTGGAATATTCTTTGCTCAGGGTATTTATTTTAAGCTGGGATGCAAATTTGAAGTATATGATCCAAAGCAGGGGGAGTTTAAACGACCAACTACTAAAAATGTTATTCTAGTTGATTCCGTAATAAATACAGGAAAGACGATAGTTAATCTTATTGATGATGACGTAAAAGTTGCAAGTTGTGTAATCAATGATAAGGCGGTTCCTCTTTTTGATGATAAGCTTTATACAGTAAGGGTTTCGACTAATTCGTTTGTTGGAAGTGCAGTAAAAACTCAAAAAGGCAATAAGGGACCAGATACGACAATGCGATTGTTTAATCAACTTTGA
- a CDS encoding radical SAM protein, which yields MINRICISINNRCNLGCKYCHFHEKGILDDADMDVFKILDNVKAYAKGNFKIGFVGNGEGLLDWPKLKSYITYLENYPNISIYTITNGTVPLSDEDWRFLENHNVNVGFSIDGYKELHDKNRGNSFDKAMHNVAEYKRVTGHYPTFNATVGEDSLLNADKVINFFKPFGVRVTFSRMIGRYGISLQEYRDFLERAEKTLEVRRGGLDCTMYGGQCGAGTNNYFFANGYVYFCGNCIDLPPVGKSDMTFEELEKISLDFDRNYCYKESL from the coding sequence ATGATTAATAGGATTTGTATATCCATCAATAATCGCTGCAATTTGGGATGTAAGTATTGCCACTTTCATGAAAAAGGCATCTTGGATGATGCGGATATGGATGTGTTTAAGATCTTGGATAATGTTAAAGCCTACGCCAAGGGAAACTTTAAGATAGGCTTTGTAGGAAATGGCGAAGGATTATTAGATTGGCCTAAACTTAAGTCGTATATTACTTATCTAGAGAATTATCCTAATATAAGTATTTATACAATTACCAACGGAACGGTGCCTTTGAGTGATGAGGATTGGAGATTCCTTGAGAATCATAATGTGAATGTTGGTTTTTCCATAGATGGTTATAAGGAACTACATGACAAGAATCGCGGTAACTCTTTTGACAAGGCTATGCACAATGTTGCGGAATACAAACGTGTGACCGGACATTATCCTACATTTAATGCGACTGTGGGAGAGGATAGTTTGTTAAATGCTGATAAGGTTATAAACTTTTTCAAGCCATTTGGAGTGCGAGTGACCTTTTCGAGAATGATAGGTAGATATGGAATCTCTCTGCAAGAATACCGTGATTTTTTAGAACGTGCTGAAAAGACACTAGAAGTAAGAAGAGGCGGGCTTGATTGTACAATGTACGGTGGACAGTGTGGCGCCGGAACAAATAACTATTTTTTTGCTAATGGGTATGTGTATTTCTGTGGTAATTGTATTGACTTACCTCCTGTTGGAAAAAGCGATATGACATTTGAAGAATTAGAAAAGATATCGTTAGATTTTGACAGAAATTATTGTTATAAGGAGTCGCTATGA
- a CDS encoding ankyrin repeat domain-containing protein, protein MSTPDQRLIDLGQKIIEYRNNADIKQEAFAKELGISRTTLSFIENGSQAPSFEVLVKLAQITNINFNELIDVKSKNIVVVDTNILLNRPEMLGVLLKDCDQVYIPIPVIEEINYQKDHGKEKERRNASLCEDIIGKKKTEKLDIHTDSDIDGSNDDKILDIAIKLAEKDISNSVYLLTNDKDFILKNTKGLTNLRIIGSNQYSKIFSEKDGYNDALSQRFFVAVLKRDLDSAKNLLEKKGKSINVNAIDSRSGYTPLIQALVNKDEEMVKYLLSLDRIDVNAVDNKKHYLPPLSHVMQMQNGRDAENFAKLLIQNGANVNEPSQSETNPFNMPLMIATWHGHLNLVKLLVENGAYINQQDMKNGFTALMKAVFHKEDASILKYLLEHGADKNIMSFKDKKTALDYAYDRGNEELISMLKESDGND, encoded by the coding sequence ATGAGTACACCGGATCAGAGACTTATAGATTTAGGACAAAAAATTATAGAATACCGTAATAATGCAGATATTAAGCAAGAGGCATTTGCAAAGGAACTAGGAATCAGCAGAACAACATTAAGTTTTATTGAAAATGGTTCTCAGGCACCAAGTTTTGAAGTGTTAGTAAAACTGGCGCAGATTACAAATATCAATTTTAATGAGCTTATAGATGTAAAATCTAAAAATATTGTGGTTGTTGATACCAACATTTTGTTGAATCGTCCTGAAATGTTAGGAGTTCTACTTAAAGACTGTGACCAGGTGTATATTCCAATCCCGGTTATTGAAGAGATAAATTATCAAAAGGATCATGGAAAAGAAAAGGAACGCAGAAATGCTTCTTTGTGTGAAGATATTATCGGAAAGAAAAAGACTGAAAAGTTGGATATTCACACAGATTCTGATATTGATGGAAGTAACGATGATAAAATCTTGGATATAGCGATAAAACTGGCGGAGAAAGATATTTCAAATTCAGTTTATCTTTTGACTAATGATAAAGACTTCATTCTTAAGAATACGAAAGGATTAACTAATCTGAGAATAATCGGATCAAATCAATATAGTAAGATCTTTAGCGAGAAGGATGGTTATAATGATGCACTTTCGCAAAGATTTTTTGTGGCTGTTTTGAAACGCGACTTAGATTCTGCAAAAAATCTTTTGGAGAAGAAAGGAAAAAGCATAAATGTAAACGCTATTGATTCTAGATCAGGATATACGCCATTAATACAGGCATTAGTTAATAAGGATGAAGAAATGGTAAAGTACCTGCTTTCGCTAGATCGAATAGATGTTAATGCGGTAGATAACAAAAAACATTATTTGCCACCATTATCGCATGTTATGCAAATGCAAAATGGAAGAGACGCAGAGAATTTTGCAAAGTTATTAATCCAAAATGGAGCTAATGTAAATGAGCCTTCTCAGAGTGAGACAAATCCCTTCAATATGCCATTAATGATTGCTACATGGCATGGGCATTTGAATCTTGTGAAGCTGCTTGTAGAAAATGGTGCTTATATTAACCAGCAGGATATGAAGAATGGTTTTACGGCACTGATGAAGGCGGTTTTTCACAAGGAGGATGCTTCAATCTTGAAGTATCTTTTGGAACATGGAGCTGATAAAAATATAATGTCTTTCAAGGATAAAAAGACTGCTTTGGATTACGCCTACGATAGGGGTAATGAAGAACTTATTAGTATGTTGAAAGAGAGTGATGGCAATGATTAA
- a CDS encoding 3'-5' exonuclease, producing the protein MNQYVVVDLEMCKVPYSNRKKEFHGANETIQIGAVLLNEKYEVVDEFNTYVRPEFGSLDWFITNLTGITSKDLKSAPTMREAMKAFIAWIPEDAFVVSWSDNDLKQIQKEAEAKLIEDERLESILATWIDCQKMFSERLEEERIFRLSEALIAADIIQEGHEHDGLVDAENTAKLFAKMMLEPELKLNSYFENAHSESSDSLCFTMGDLFKNLQLA; encoded by the coding sequence ATGAACCAATATGTAGTTGTTGATCTTGAAATGTGTAAAGTACCTTATTCAAACAGAAAAAAGGAATTTCATGGAGCGAACGAAACCATCCAAATCGGTGCAGTGCTTTTAAATGAAAAGTACGAAGTGGTTGATGAATTCAATACATATGTAAGACCAGAGTTTGGATCATTGGATTGGTTTATTACTAATCTCACTGGAATTACTTCAAAAGATTTGAAAAGTGCGCCAACAATGAGAGAAGCAATGAAAGCATTTATAGCTTGGATTCCGGAAGATGCTTTTGTTGTATCCTGGAGTGACAACGATCTTAAGCAGATTCAGAAAGAGGCTGAGGCAAAGCTGATTGAAGATGAAAGACTTGAATCTATATTAGCCACTTGGATTGATTGTCAGAAGATGTTTTCAGAAAGATTAGAAGAAGAAAGAATCTTCAGATTATCAGAAGCTCTTATTGCTGCAGATATTATCCAGGAGGGTCACGAACATGATGGATTAGTTGATGCAGAAAATACAGCAAAACTATTTGCCAAAATGATGTTGGAGCCAGAATTAAAACTTAATAGTTACTTTGAAAATGCTCACAGTGAAAGCAGCGATTCACTTTGCTTTACAATGGGCGATTTATTTAAAAACTTACAGTTAGCATAA